A stretch of Zootoca vivipara chromosome 13, rZooViv1.1, whole genome shotgun sequence DNA encodes these proteins:
- the MAZ gene encoding myc-associated zinc finger protein isoform X1: MDPSNWSSFIFQQSHTQNPLQVGTEIQSRFFAAQGCSQSPFQVSSVWAPNGERWTPLKNDIYLRQLHLSAGDQNFLYELPQPQRTATTTAPPQQTATPAESLQVDLLPVLAAAQETAAAAAVVAAATGSAPSASTVDTAALKQQQPSASEGGGGQVAPSSQTTQAPTSQAASATQQQGDAQKKPKSKGPYICSLCAKEFKNGYNLRRHEAIHTGAKASRAGPTTMKMPTMVPLSLLSVSAIGGTTAATPAPAEGAGNTAGSGAGLVTTTASGKRIRKNHACEMCGKAFRDVYHLNRHKLSHSDEKPYQCPVCQQRFKRKDRMSYHVRSHDGAVHKPYICSHCGKSFSRPDHLNSHVRQVHSTERPFKCETCEAAFATKDRLRAHTVRHEEKVPCHVCGKMLSAAYITDHMKVHSQGPNHVCELCNKGFTTAAYLRVHAVKDHGLAAPRLERFLCKLCGVHCKTPAQLNGHLQTHAGEGAAATEGQPLR, encoded by the exons ATGGACCCGAGCAACTGGAGCAGCTTCATCTTCCAG CAGAGTCATACACAGAACCCTCTGCAGGTTGGGACCGAAATCCAGTCCAGATTTTTTGCTGCTCAGGGCTGCAGTCAAAGCCCCTTCCAGGTGAGCTCTGTCTGGGCACCAAATGGAGAGCGATGGACCCCTTTGAAAAACGATATCTACTTGAGGCAGCTGCATCTCAGTGCTGGAGACCAAAATTTTTTATACGAATTGCCTCAACCTCAAAGG ACTGCCACCACAACAGCCCCTCCCCAGCAGACAGCCACCCCTGCTGAATCCCTCCAAGTGGATCTCCTTCCTGTCTTGGCTGCAGCCCAGGAaacagccgctgctgctgctgtggttgcTGCCGCTACTGGCTCTGCACCATCTGCTTCCACAGTAGACACGGCCGctttgaagcagcagcaacctTCTGCctctgagggtggtggtgggcagGTAGCACCATCCTCTCAAACTACACAAGCCCCAACCTCCCAGGCAGCTTCTGCTACACAACAGCAAGGTGATGCCCAGAAGAAGCCCAAGAGCAAAGGTCCCTACATCTGCTCCCTGTGTGCTAAAGAATTCAAAAATGGCTACAACCTGCGGCGCCATGAAGCCATTCATACGGGGGCCAAAGCTTCTCGCGCTGGACCCACGACCATGAAGATGCCCACCATGGTCCCCCTCAGCTTGCTTAGTGTTTCCGCCATCGGTggcacaacagcagcaacacctgCCCCTGCCGAAGGTGCAGGAAACACAGCAGGGtcaggagcagggctggtgaCCACTACAGCATCAGGCAAACGCATCCGGAAGAACCATGCTTGTGAGATGTGTGGGAAGGCCTTCCGGGACGTCTACCATCTCAATCGGCATAAGTTGTCTCATTCAGACGAGAAGCCCTACCAGTGTCCTGTCTGCCAGCAGCGATTCAAGCGGAAGGACCGCATGAGCTATCACGTCCGTTCGCATGATGGTGCTGTGCACAAGCCGTACATCTGCAGCCACTGTGGGAAGAGTTTCTCTCG TCCGGACCATTTGAACAGCCATGTGCGGCAAGTCCACTCAACAGAGAGGCCCTTCAAATGTGag ACATGTGAAGCAGCCTTTGCCACCAAGGATCGGCTGCGTGCTCACACAGTCCGTCATGAGGAGAAGGTGCCATGTCACGTGTGTGGAAAGATGCTGAGTGCCGCCTACATCACGGACCACATGAAAGTACACAGCCAAGGGCCGAATCATGTCTGCGAACTGTGCAACAAAG GGTTCACCACAGCGGCCTACCTCAGGGTCCACGCGGTCAAGGACCACGGACTGGCCGCCCCGCGGCTGGAGCGTTTCCTTTGCAAGCTGTGTGGCGTGCACTGCAAGACCCCGGCTCAGCTCAACGGGCATCTGCAGACGCACGCAGGAGAAGGGGCTGCGGCCACTGAGGGCCAACCGCTGCGGTGA
- the MAZ gene encoding myc-associated zinc finger protein isoform X3 has protein sequence MDPSNWSSFIFQQSHTQNPLQVGTEIQSRFFAAQGCSQSPFQVSSVWAPNGERWTPLKNDIYLRQLHLSAGDQNFLYELPQPQRTATTTAPPQQTATPAESLQVDLLPVLAAAQETAAAAAVVAAATGSAPSASTVDTAALKQQQPSASEGGGGQVAPSSQTTQAPTSQAASATQQQGDAQKKPKSKGPYICSLCAKEFKNGYNLRRHEAIHTGAKASRAGPTTMKMPTMVPLSLLSVSAIGGTTAATPAPAEGAGNTAGSGAGLVTTTASGKRIRKNHACEMCGKAFRDVYHLNRHKLSHSDEKPYQCPVCQQRFKRKDRMSYHVRSHDGAVHKPYICSHCGKSFSRPDHLNSHVRQVHSTERPFKCETCEAAFATKDRLRAHTVRHEEKVPCHVCGKMLSAAYITDHMKVHSQGPNHVCELCNKGTGEVCPLAAAVSAPPPAAVTVLPMEGASVVSQALPTQPW, from the exons ATGGACCCGAGCAACTGGAGCAGCTTCATCTTCCAG CAGAGTCATACACAGAACCCTCTGCAGGTTGGGACCGAAATCCAGTCCAGATTTTTTGCTGCTCAGGGCTGCAGTCAAAGCCCCTTCCAGGTGAGCTCTGTCTGGGCACCAAATGGAGAGCGATGGACCCCTTTGAAAAACGATATCTACTTGAGGCAGCTGCATCTCAGTGCTGGAGACCAAAATTTTTTATACGAATTGCCTCAACCTCAAAGG ACTGCCACCACAACAGCCCCTCCCCAGCAGACAGCCACCCCTGCTGAATCCCTCCAAGTGGATCTCCTTCCTGTCTTGGCTGCAGCCCAGGAaacagccgctgctgctgctgtggttgcTGCCGCTACTGGCTCTGCACCATCTGCTTCCACAGTAGACACGGCCGctttgaagcagcagcaacctTCTGCctctgagggtggtggtgggcagGTAGCACCATCCTCTCAAACTACACAAGCCCCAACCTCCCAGGCAGCTTCTGCTACACAACAGCAAGGTGATGCCCAGAAGAAGCCCAAGAGCAAAGGTCCCTACATCTGCTCCCTGTGTGCTAAAGAATTCAAAAATGGCTACAACCTGCGGCGCCATGAAGCCATTCATACGGGGGCCAAAGCTTCTCGCGCTGGACCCACGACCATGAAGATGCCCACCATGGTCCCCCTCAGCTTGCTTAGTGTTTCCGCCATCGGTggcacaacagcagcaacacctgCCCCTGCCGAAGGTGCAGGAAACACAGCAGGGtcaggagcagggctggtgaCCACTACAGCATCAGGCAAACGCATCCGGAAGAACCATGCTTGTGAGATGTGTGGGAAGGCCTTCCGGGACGTCTACCATCTCAATCGGCATAAGTTGTCTCATTCAGACGAGAAGCCCTACCAGTGTCCTGTCTGCCAGCAGCGATTCAAGCGGAAGGACCGCATGAGCTATCACGTCCGTTCGCATGATGGTGCTGTGCACAAGCCGTACATCTGCAGCCACTGTGGGAAGAGTTTCTCTCG TCCGGACCATTTGAACAGCCATGTGCGGCAAGTCCACTCAACAGAGAGGCCCTTCAAATGTGag ACATGTGAAGCAGCCTTTGCCACCAAGGATCGGCTGCGTGCTCACACAGTCCGTCATGAGGAGAAGGTGCCATGTCACGTGTGTGGAAAGATGCTGAGTGCCGCCTACATCACGGACCACATGAAAGTACACAGCCAAGGGCCGAATCATGTCTGCGAACTGTGCAACAAAG GTACGGGTGAGGTCTGCCCCCTCGCGGCAGCCGTCTCGGCCCCACCTCCCGCCGCCGTCACGGTGCTGCCCATGGAGGGAGCTTCAGTTGTGAGCCAAGCCCTCCCCACACAGCCCTGGTGA
- the MAZ gene encoding myc-associated zinc finger protein isoform X7, whose translation MDPSNWSSFIFQSHTQNPLQVGTEIQSRFFAAQGCSQSPFQTATTTAPPQQTATPAESLQVDLLPVLAAAQETAAAAAVVAAATGSAPSASTVDTAALKQQQPSASEGGGGQVAPSSQTTQAPTSQAASATQQQGDAQKKPKSKGPYICSLCAKEFKNGYNLRRHEAIHTGAKASRAGPTTMKMPTMVPLSLLSVSAIGGTTAATPAPAEGAGNTAGSGAGLVTTTASGKRIRKNHACEMCGKAFRDVYHLNRHKLSHSDEKPYQCPVCQQRFKRKDRMSYHVRSHDGAVHKPYICSHCGKSFSRPDHLNSHVRQVHSTERPFKCETCEAAFATKDRLRAHTVRHEEKVPCHVCGKMLSAAYITDHMKVHSQGPNHVCELCNKGTGEVCPLAAAVSAPPPAAVTVLPMEGASVVSQALPTQPW comes from the exons ATGGACCCGAGCAACTGGAGCAGCTTCATCTTCCAG AGTCATACACAGAACCCTCTGCAGGTTGGGACCGAAATCCAGTCCAGATTTTTTGCTGCTCAGGGCTGCAGTCAAAGCCCCTTCCAG ACTGCCACCACAACAGCCCCTCCCCAGCAGACAGCCACCCCTGCTGAATCCCTCCAAGTGGATCTCCTTCCTGTCTTGGCTGCAGCCCAGGAaacagccgctgctgctgctgtggttgcTGCCGCTACTGGCTCTGCACCATCTGCTTCCACAGTAGACACGGCCGctttgaagcagcagcaacctTCTGCctctgagggtggtggtgggcagGTAGCACCATCCTCTCAAACTACACAAGCCCCAACCTCCCAGGCAGCTTCTGCTACACAACAGCAAGGTGATGCCCAGAAGAAGCCCAAGAGCAAAGGTCCCTACATCTGCTCCCTGTGTGCTAAAGAATTCAAAAATGGCTACAACCTGCGGCGCCATGAAGCCATTCATACGGGGGCCAAAGCTTCTCGCGCTGGACCCACGACCATGAAGATGCCCACCATGGTCCCCCTCAGCTTGCTTAGTGTTTCCGCCATCGGTggcacaacagcagcaacacctgCCCCTGCCGAAGGTGCAGGAAACACAGCAGGGtcaggagcagggctggtgaCCACTACAGCATCAGGCAAACGCATCCGGAAGAACCATGCTTGTGAGATGTGTGGGAAGGCCTTCCGGGACGTCTACCATCTCAATCGGCATAAGTTGTCTCATTCAGACGAGAAGCCCTACCAGTGTCCTGTCTGCCAGCAGCGATTCAAGCGGAAGGACCGCATGAGCTATCACGTCCGTTCGCATGATGGTGCTGTGCACAAGCCGTACATCTGCAGCCACTGTGGGAAGAGTTTCTCTCG TCCGGACCATTTGAACAGCCATGTGCGGCAAGTCCACTCAACAGAGAGGCCCTTCAAATGTGag ACATGTGAAGCAGCCTTTGCCACCAAGGATCGGCTGCGTGCTCACACAGTCCGTCATGAGGAGAAGGTGCCATGTCACGTGTGTGGAAAGATGCTGAGTGCCGCCTACATCACGGACCACATGAAAGTACACAGCCAAGGGCCGAATCATGTCTGCGAACTGTGCAACAAAG GTACGGGTGAGGTCTGCCCCCTCGCGGCAGCCGTCTCGGCCCCACCTCCCGCCGCCGTCACGGTGCTGCCCATGGAGGGAGCTTCAGTTGTGAGCCAAGCCCTCCCCACACAGCCCTGGTGA
- the MAZ gene encoding myc-associated zinc finger protein isoform X5: protein MDPSNWSSFIFQSHTQNPLQVGTEIQSRFFAAQGCSQSPFQTATTTAPPQQTATPAESLQVDLLPVLAAAQETAAAAAVVAAATGSAPSASTVDTAALKQQQPSASEGGGGQVAPSSQTTQAPTSQAASATQQQGDAQKKPKSKGPYICSLCAKEFKNGYNLRRHEAIHTGAKASRAGPTTMKMPTMVPLSLLSVSAIGGTTAATPAPAEGAGNTAGSGAGLVTTTASGKRIRKNHACEMCGKAFRDVYHLNRHKLSHSDEKPYQCPVCQQRFKRKDRMSYHVRSHDGAVHKPYICSHCGKSFSRPDHLNSHVRQVHSTERPFKCETCEAAFATKDRLRAHTVRHEEKVPCHVCGKMLSAAYITDHMKVHSQGPNHVCELCNKGFTTAAYLRVHAVKDHGLAAPRLERFLCKLCGVHCKTPAQLNGHLQTHAGEGAAATEGQPLR, encoded by the exons ATGGACCCGAGCAACTGGAGCAGCTTCATCTTCCAG AGTCATACACAGAACCCTCTGCAGGTTGGGACCGAAATCCAGTCCAGATTTTTTGCTGCTCAGGGCTGCAGTCAAAGCCCCTTCCAG ACTGCCACCACAACAGCCCCTCCCCAGCAGACAGCCACCCCTGCTGAATCCCTCCAAGTGGATCTCCTTCCTGTCTTGGCTGCAGCCCAGGAaacagccgctgctgctgctgtggttgcTGCCGCTACTGGCTCTGCACCATCTGCTTCCACAGTAGACACGGCCGctttgaagcagcagcaacctTCTGCctctgagggtggtggtgggcagGTAGCACCATCCTCTCAAACTACACAAGCCCCAACCTCCCAGGCAGCTTCTGCTACACAACAGCAAGGTGATGCCCAGAAGAAGCCCAAGAGCAAAGGTCCCTACATCTGCTCCCTGTGTGCTAAAGAATTCAAAAATGGCTACAACCTGCGGCGCCATGAAGCCATTCATACGGGGGCCAAAGCTTCTCGCGCTGGACCCACGACCATGAAGATGCCCACCATGGTCCCCCTCAGCTTGCTTAGTGTTTCCGCCATCGGTggcacaacagcagcaacacctgCCCCTGCCGAAGGTGCAGGAAACACAGCAGGGtcaggagcagggctggtgaCCACTACAGCATCAGGCAAACGCATCCGGAAGAACCATGCTTGTGAGATGTGTGGGAAGGCCTTCCGGGACGTCTACCATCTCAATCGGCATAAGTTGTCTCATTCAGACGAGAAGCCCTACCAGTGTCCTGTCTGCCAGCAGCGATTCAAGCGGAAGGACCGCATGAGCTATCACGTCCGTTCGCATGATGGTGCTGTGCACAAGCCGTACATCTGCAGCCACTGTGGGAAGAGTTTCTCTCG TCCGGACCATTTGAACAGCCATGTGCGGCAAGTCCACTCAACAGAGAGGCCCTTCAAATGTGag ACATGTGAAGCAGCCTTTGCCACCAAGGATCGGCTGCGTGCTCACACAGTCCGTCATGAGGAGAAGGTGCCATGTCACGTGTGTGGAAAGATGCTGAGTGCCGCCTACATCACGGACCACATGAAAGTACACAGCCAAGGGCCGAATCATGTCTGCGAACTGTGCAACAAAG GGTTCACCACAGCGGCCTACCTCAGGGTCCACGCGGTCAAGGACCACGGACTGGCCGCCCCGCGGCTGGAGCGTTTCCTTTGCAAGCTGTGTGGCGTGCACTGCAAGACCCCGGCTCAGCTCAACGGGCATCTGCAGACGCACGCAGGAGAAGGGGCTGCGGCCACTGAGGGCCAACCGCTGCGGTGA
- the MAZ gene encoding myc-associated zinc finger protein isoform X2: MDPSNWSSFIFQSHTQNPLQVGTEIQSRFFAAQGCSQSPFQVSSVWAPNGERWTPLKNDIYLRQLHLSAGDQNFLYELPQPQRTATTTAPPQQTATPAESLQVDLLPVLAAAQETAAAAAVVAAATGSAPSASTVDTAALKQQQPSASEGGGGQVAPSSQTTQAPTSQAASATQQQGDAQKKPKSKGPYICSLCAKEFKNGYNLRRHEAIHTGAKASRAGPTTMKMPTMVPLSLLSVSAIGGTTAATPAPAEGAGNTAGSGAGLVTTTASGKRIRKNHACEMCGKAFRDVYHLNRHKLSHSDEKPYQCPVCQQRFKRKDRMSYHVRSHDGAVHKPYICSHCGKSFSRPDHLNSHVRQVHSTERPFKCETCEAAFATKDRLRAHTVRHEEKVPCHVCGKMLSAAYITDHMKVHSQGPNHVCELCNKGFTTAAYLRVHAVKDHGLAAPRLERFLCKLCGVHCKTPAQLNGHLQTHAGEGAAATEGQPLR, encoded by the exons ATGGACCCGAGCAACTGGAGCAGCTTCATCTTCCAG AGTCATACACAGAACCCTCTGCAGGTTGGGACCGAAATCCAGTCCAGATTTTTTGCTGCTCAGGGCTGCAGTCAAAGCCCCTTCCAGGTGAGCTCTGTCTGGGCACCAAATGGAGAGCGATGGACCCCTTTGAAAAACGATATCTACTTGAGGCAGCTGCATCTCAGTGCTGGAGACCAAAATTTTTTATACGAATTGCCTCAACCTCAAAGG ACTGCCACCACAACAGCCCCTCCCCAGCAGACAGCCACCCCTGCTGAATCCCTCCAAGTGGATCTCCTTCCTGTCTTGGCTGCAGCCCAGGAaacagccgctgctgctgctgtggttgcTGCCGCTACTGGCTCTGCACCATCTGCTTCCACAGTAGACACGGCCGctttgaagcagcagcaacctTCTGCctctgagggtggtggtgggcagGTAGCACCATCCTCTCAAACTACACAAGCCCCAACCTCCCAGGCAGCTTCTGCTACACAACAGCAAGGTGATGCCCAGAAGAAGCCCAAGAGCAAAGGTCCCTACATCTGCTCCCTGTGTGCTAAAGAATTCAAAAATGGCTACAACCTGCGGCGCCATGAAGCCATTCATACGGGGGCCAAAGCTTCTCGCGCTGGACCCACGACCATGAAGATGCCCACCATGGTCCCCCTCAGCTTGCTTAGTGTTTCCGCCATCGGTggcacaacagcagcaacacctgCCCCTGCCGAAGGTGCAGGAAACACAGCAGGGtcaggagcagggctggtgaCCACTACAGCATCAGGCAAACGCATCCGGAAGAACCATGCTTGTGAGATGTGTGGGAAGGCCTTCCGGGACGTCTACCATCTCAATCGGCATAAGTTGTCTCATTCAGACGAGAAGCCCTACCAGTGTCCTGTCTGCCAGCAGCGATTCAAGCGGAAGGACCGCATGAGCTATCACGTCCGTTCGCATGATGGTGCTGTGCACAAGCCGTACATCTGCAGCCACTGTGGGAAGAGTTTCTCTCG TCCGGACCATTTGAACAGCCATGTGCGGCAAGTCCACTCAACAGAGAGGCCCTTCAAATGTGag ACATGTGAAGCAGCCTTTGCCACCAAGGATCGGCTGCGTGCTCACACAGTCCGTCATGAGGAGAAGGTGCCATGTCACGTGTGTGGAAAGATGCTGAGTGCCGCCTACATCACGGACCACATGAAAGTACACAGCCAAGGGCCGAATCATGTCTGCGAACTGTGCAACAAAG GGTTCACCACAGCGGCCTACCTCAGGGTCCACGCGGTCAAGGACCACGGACTGGCCGCCCCGCGGCTGGAGCGTTTCCTTTGCAAGCTGTGTGGCGTGCACTGCAAGACCCCGGCTCAGCTCAACGGGCATCTGCAGACGCACGCAGGAGAAGGGGCTGCGGCCACTGAGGGCCAACCGCTGCGGTGA
- the MAZ gene encoding myc-associated zinc finger protein isoform X4 has protein sequence MDPSNWSSFIFQQSHTQNPLQVGTEIQSRFFAAQGCSQSPFQTATTTAPPQQTATPAESLQVDLLPVLAAAQETAAAAAVVAAATGSAPSASTVDTAALKQQQPSASEGGGGQVAPSSQTTQAPTSQAASATQQQGDAQKKPKSKGPYICSLCAKEFKNGYNLRRHEAIHTGAKASRAGPTTMKMPTMVPLSLLSVSAIGGTTAATPAPAEGAGNTAGSGAGLVTTTASGKRIRKNHACEMCGKAFRDVYHLNRHKLSHSDEKPYQCPVCQQRFKRKDRMSYHVRSHDGAVHKPYICSHCGKSFSRPDHLNSHVRQVHSTERPFKCETCEAAFATKDRLRAHTVRHEEKVPCHVCGKMLSAAYITDHMKVHSQGPNHVCELCNKGFTTAAYLRVHAVKDHGLAAPRLERFLCKLCGVHCKTPAQLNGHLQTHAGEGAAATEGQPLR, from the exons ATGGACCCGAGCAACTGGAGCAGCTTCATCTTCCAG CAGAGTCATACACAGAACCCTCTGCAGGTTGGGACCGAAATCCAGTCCAGATTTTTTGCTGCTCAGGGCTGCAGTCAAAGCCCCTTCCAG ACTGCCACCACAACAGCCCCTCCCCAGCAGACAGCCACCCCTGCTGAATCCCTCCAAGTGGATCTCCTTCCTGTCTTGGCTGCAGCCCAGGAaacagccgctgctgctgctgtggttgcTGCCGCTACTGGCTCTGCACCATCTGCTTCCACAGTAGACACGGCCGctttgaagcagcagcaacctTCTGCctctgagggtggtggtgggcagGTAGCACCATCCTCTCAAACTACACAAGCCCCAACCTCCCAGGCAGCTTCTGCTACACAACAGCAAGGTGATGCCCAGAAGAAGCCCAAGAGCAAAGGTCCCTACATCTGCTCCCTGTGTGCTAAAGAATTCAAAAATGGCTACAACCTGCGGCGCCATGAAGCCATTCATACGGGGGCCAAAGCTTCTCGCGCTGGACCCACGACCATGAAGATGCCCACCATGGTCCCCCTCAGCTTGCTTAGTGTTTCCGCCATCGGTggcacaacagcagcaacacctgCCCCTGCCGAAGGTGCAGGAAACACAGCAGGGtcaggagcagggctggtgaCCACTACAGCATCAGGCAAACGCATCCGGAAGAACCATGCTTGTGAGATGTGTGGGAAGGCCTTCCGGGACGTCTACCATCTCAATCGGCATAAGTTGTCTCATTCAGACGAGAAGCCCTACCAGTGTCCTGTCTGCCAGCAGCGATTCAAGCGGAAGGACCGCATGAGCTATCACGTCCGTTCGCATGATGGTGCTGTGCACAAGCCGTACATCTGCAGCCACTGTGGGAAGAGTTTCTCTCG TCCGGACCATTTGAACAGCCATGTGCGGCAAGTCCACTCAACAGAGAGGCCCTTCAAATGTGag ACATGTGAAGCAGCCTTTGCCACCAAGGATCGGCTGCGTGCTCACACAGTCCGTCATGAGGAGAAGGTGCCATGTCACGTGTGTGGAAAGATGCTGAGTGCCGCCTACATCACGGACCACATGAAAGTACACAGCCAAGGGCCGAATCATGTCTGCGAACTGTGCAACAAAG GGTTCACCACAGCGGCCTACCTCAGGGTCCACGCGGTCAAGGACCACGGACTGGCCGCCCCGCGGCTGGAGCGTTTCCTTTGCAAGCTGTGTGGCGTGCACTGCAAGACCCCGGCTCAGCTCAACGGGCATCTGCAGACGCACGCAGGAGAAGGGGCTGCGGCCACTGAGGGCCAACCGCTGCGGTGA
- the MAZ gene encoding myc-associated zinc finger protein isoform X6: MDPSNWSSFIFQQSHTQNPLQVGTEIQSRFFAAQGCSQSPFQTATTTAPPQQTATPAESLQVDLLPVLAAAQETAAAAAVVAAATGSAPSASTVDTAALKQQQPSASEGGGGQVAPSSQTTQAPTSQAASATQQQGDAQKKPKSKGPYICSLCAKEFKNGYNLRRHEAIHTGAKASRAGPTTMKMPTMVPLSLLSVSAIGGTTAATPAPAEGAGNTAGSGAGLVTTTASGKRIRKNHACEMCGKAFRDVYHLNRHKLSHSDEKPYQCPVCQQRFKRKDRMSYHVRSHDGAVHKPYICSHCGKSFSRPDHLNSHVRQVHSTERPFKCETCEAAFATKDRLRAHTVRHEEKVPCHVCGKMLSAAYITDHMKVHSQGPNHVCELCNKGTGEVCPLAAAVSAPPPAAVTVLPMEGASVVSQALPTQPW; the protein is encoded by the exons ATGGACCCGAGCAACTGGAGCAGCTTCATCTTCCAG CAGAGTCATACACAGAACCCTCTGCAGGTTGGGACCGAAATCCAGTCCAGATTTTTTGCTGCTCAGGGCTGCAGTCAAAGCCCCTTCCAG ACTGCCACCACAACAGCCCCTCCCCAGCAGACAGCCACCCCTGCTGAATCCCTCCAAGTGGATCTCCTTCCTGTCTTGGCTGCAGCCCAGGAaacagccgctgctgctgctgtggttgcTGCCGCTACTGGCTCTGCACCATCTGCTTCCACAGTAGACACGGCCGctttgaagcagcagcaacctTCTGCctctgagggtggtggtgggcagGTAGCACCATCCTCTCAAACTACACAAGCCCCAACCTCCCAGGCAGCTTCTGCTACACAACAGCAAGGTGATGCCCAGAAGAAGCCCAAGAGCAAAGGTCCCTACATCTGCTCCCTGTGTGCTAAAGAATTCAAAAATGGCTACAACCTGCGGCGCCATGAAGCCATTCATACGGGGGCCAAAGCTTCTCGCGCTGGACCCACGACCATGAAGATGCCCACCATGGTCCCCCTCAGCTTGCTTAGTGTTTCCGCCATCGGTggcacaacagcagcaacacctgCCCCTGCCGAAGGTGCAGGAAACACAGCAGGGtcaggagcagggctggtgaCCACTACAGCATCAGGCAAACGCATCCGGAAGAACCATGCTTGTGAGATGTGTGGGAAGGCCTTCCGGGACGTCTACCATCTCAATCGGCATAAGTTGTCTCATTCAGACGAGAAGCCCTACCAGTGTCCTGTCTGCCAGCAGCGATTCAAGCGGAAGGACCGCATGAGCTATCACGTCCGTTCGCATGATGGTGCTGTGCACAAGCCGTACATCTGCAGCCACTGTGGGAAGAGTTTCTCTCG TCCGGACCATTTGAACAGCCATGTGCGGCAAGTCCACTCAACAGAGAGGCCCTTCAAATGTGag ACATGTGAAGCAGCCTTTGCCACCAAGGATCGGCTGCGTGCTCACACAGTCCGTCATGAGGAGAAGGTGCCATGTCACGTGTGTGGAAAGATGCTGAGTGCCGCCTACATCACGGACCACATGAAAGTACACAGCCAAGGGCCGAATCATGTCTGCGAACTGTGCAACAAAG GTACGGGTGAGGTCTGCCCCCTCGCGGCAGCCGTCTCGGCCCCACCTCCCGCCGCCGTCACGGTGCTGCCCATGGAGGGAGCTTCAGTTGTGAGCCAAGCCCTCCCCACACAGCCCTGGTGA